In Aedes albopictus strain Foshan chromosome 3, AalbF5, whole genome shotgun sequence, the following are encoded in one genomic region:
- the LOC115257539 gene encoding peritrophin-44-like has translation MKLLVVACCLLVVSYSHAQNCYGQQNGSTQPDPSRCNYYNFCSNGKTIAVSCPAGLHYNAQVKACDLPSRARCVRCPVSGFRNVPVAGACNKFIQCFQGVATDRECPKGLLFDPRYGHCNLERNVRC, from the exons ATGAAAT TGCTAGTTGTCGCTTGCTGTTTGCTTGTTGTGAGCTATTCGCATGCTCAAAATTGTTATGGACAGCAGAATGGCAGTACGCAGCCGGATCCGTCCCGATGCAATTACTATAATTTCTGCAGTAATGGGAAAACTATTGCCGTGAGCTGTCCAGCTGGTTTGCATTACAATGCCCAAGTGAAGGCCTGTGATCTTCCCAGCAGAGCAAGGTGTGTCAGGTGTCCCGTCAGCGGCTTTCGTAATGTGCCCGTGGCCGGCGCTTGCAATAAGTTCATTCAGTGCTTCCAAGGAGTGGCCACCGACCGTGAATGTCCGAAAGGTTTGCTCTTCGATCCCCGCTATGGACATTGCAACCTCGAACGAAACGTGAGATGCTGA
- the LOC115257416 gene encoding chondroitin proteoglycan 1-like has protein sequence MGAVRKASTSVSNGLFSKMVWLIKFGIVLSAFYLNIAAYKIDLTLGKPISDTIQVVPCTSTVANIWENQPHPDYCHFYISCMNNIGIVQTCLNDLYFNAITRHCDYPENVDCENPSTPTEPDLSTTDSTDEIETSEPTDATDTTVEGEITTEESTTETTTEDSTTEDSTTEDSTTEDSTTEDSTTEDSTTEDSTTEDSTTEDSTTEDSTTEDSTTEDSTTEDSTTEDSTTEDSTTEDSTTEDSTTEDSTTEDSTTEDSTTEDSTTEDSTTEDSTTEDSTTEDSTTEDSTTEDSTTEDSSTDFSTVEDNTTEETTTQPTTEQFCEPLCAGQDSEVADPENCSRFISCIDKCSGAVQFCPEGLHFNHHWSVCDLPQRAECLLEVCLGEPTELIPSVNSCRSYYECSASNANLRSCETGYVFDSTVLGCVLEDAHNACQIEDIPGAPQEVYNLCTTLVEDQLLPHPSRCDVYYRCVRGMLSPRMCLEGLLFDTQRGMCNLEDRVECNPEISVGKNL, from the exons ATGGGAGCTGTTCGAAAGGCATCTACGTCAGTATCGAACGGATTGTTTTCCAAAATGGTGTGGCTTATAAAGTTTGGGATCGTGTTAAGTGCATTTTATTTGAATATTGCAGCCTATAAAATTGATTTGACATTGGGCAAGCCGATTTCGGATACCATACAAGTTGTACCATGCACGAGCACTGTTGCAAACATATGGGAAAACCAGCCACATCCAGACTACTGTCACTTTTATATTTCCTGTATGAATAACATTGGCATCGTACAAACTTGTCTGAATGACCTCTACTTCAATGCAATAACGAGGCATTGCGATTATCCAGAAAATGTCGACTGTGAAAACCCTTCGACACCGACGGAACCAGATTTGTCCACTACTGATAGTACAGATGAAATTGAAACCTCTGAACCAACAGATGCAACAGATACAACTGTCGAAGGAGAAATAACAACGGAAGAAAGTACAACGGAAACTACTACTGAAGATAGTACAACTGAAGATAGTACAACTGAAGATAGTACAACTGAAGATAGTACAACTGAGGATAGTACAACTGAGGATAGTACAACTGAAGATAGTACAACTGAAGATAGTACAACTGAAGATAGTACAACTGAAGATAGTACAACTGAAGATAGTACAACTGAAGATAGTACAACTGAAGATAGTACAACTGAAGATAGTACAACTGAAGATAGTACAACTGAAGATAGTACAACTGAAGATAGTACAACTGAAGATAGTACAACTGAAGATAGTACAACTGAAGATAGTACAACTGAAGATAGTACAACTGAAGATAGTACAACTGAAGATAGTACAACTGAAGATAGTACAACTGAAGATAGTACAACCGAAGATAGTACAACAGAAGACAGTACAACTGAAGATAGTTCAACAGACTTTAGTACAGTAGAAGATAATACAACTGAAGAAACCACAACACAACCAACTACGGAACAGTTCTGTGAGCCTCTATGCGCAGGTCAAGACAGTGAAGTTGCTGATCCAGAAAATTGTAGCAGATTTATTAGCTGTATCGACAAATGCAGTGGAGCTGTTCAATTCTGTCCAGAGGGGTTACATTTCAACCACCATTGGTCGGTATGTGATCTGCCGCAGAGAGCTGAATGTTTGTTGGAAGTTTGTCTTGGTGAACCGACTGAACTTATCCCGAGTGTAAATAGCTGTAGGAG TTACTATGAATGCTCAGCTTCAAATGCTAACCTTCGTTCCTGCGAAACTGGATATGTTTTTGATAGTACCGTATTGGGTTGCGTTCTAGAGGATGCACATAATGCATGTCAA attgaagacattcctggagctcCTCAAGAGGTGTACAATTTATGTACTACATTGGTTGAAGATCAATTGCTCCCTCATCCCTCACGGTGCGATGTTTATTATCGCTGTGTTCGAGGCATGTTATCACCACGCATGTGTCTCGAAGGACTACTATTCGATACTCAACGGGGAATGTGCAATCTGGAGGACCGCGTTGAATGCAACCCCGAAATATCAGTcgggaaaaatctctaa